A window from Mytilus galloprovincialis chromosome 8, xbMytGall1.hap1.1, whole genome shotgun sequence encodes these proteins:
- the LOC143043014 gene encoding protein mono-ADP-ribosyltransferase PARP14-like — MDDNGHNPDLTDVLVNSAVPELNLGKGRLSKEILEAAGYSIQSECTDQYPTAIDSNTVAITSPGNLQCKAIFHVTLPRWRAQGDEKFLYEVSLITIKKQFDKKRDTIGSHWNSESLLQNTFFKRNKYVVNQEIKHLDNVNFRIGDLAVTGGHSLHYKKVYHGCMTSFYAKKESGLLPEKVLQNFVTKCLVEATKNSIQSIAFPALGTGFLKFPPKVATTNVKKAIRCKHIRSYFNRQKRPPCKTCNSDLCTTHPELYDSVVAEFGRREFVVYDSYKCYPEYLITYK, encoded by the exons ATGGATGACAAcggtcataatcctgacttg ACTGACGTATTAGTCAATAGCGCAGTCCCAGAGTTAAATTTAGGTAAAGGGAGACTATCCAAAGAGATACTAGAAGCTGCTGGATATAGCATACAATCAGAATGCACGGACCAGTATCCGACTGCTATCGACAGCAATACAGTGGCAATTACTAGTCCCGGCAATCTTCAATGTAAGGCCATATTTCATGTAACCTTACCAAGATGGCGAGCACAGGGAGATGAAAAG TTCCtttatgaagtcagcctcattacaataaagaaacaattcgacaagaagagggacacaattggttcccattggaattccgaaaGTCTGTTGCAAAACACGTTcttcaaacgtaacaaatatgttgtcaatcaagaaatcaagcatcttgataatgtcaatttcaga ATTGGTGACCTGGCTGTGACTGGTGGTCATTCACTACATTATAAAAAGGTCTATCACGGGTGTATGACATCTTTCTATGCAAAGAAGGAAAGTGGATTGCTTCCAGAGAAG gtTCTACAAAATTTTGTTACAAAATGTCTAGTCGAAGCTACGAAGAATTCAATCCAAAGCATAGCCTTTCCAGCGCTAGGAACGGGCTTTCTGAAGTTTCCTCCCAAAGTTGCTACCACTAATGTAAAAAAGGCAATAAGAT GCAAACACATCAGAAGTTACTTCAACAGGCAGAAGAG ACCTCCTTGCAAAACATGCAATAGTGATTTATGTACAACACATCCAGAACTCTATGATTCCGTCGTTGCAGAATTCGGTAGAAGGGAATTCGTCGTGTATGATAGCTATAAATGTTACCCGGAATATCTTataacatataaatga